A stretch of the Streptococcus suis genome encodes the following:
- a CDS encoding DUF4430 domain-containing protein, which translates to MKKISILLTLFLTFLLGACANTSSQTSGSTIDITLQITNKDQVNRQEVTANQGDSLMNILKAHHDIEEDNGLITKIDGISQDTSTNTYWMYKVNGKLAEKGANDLKVSDGDEIEFYLETFE; encoded by the coding sequence ATGAAAAAAATTAGTATTTTACTCACTCTTTTCTTGACCTTTTTGTTGGGGGCTTGTGCAAATACATCGTCCCAGACATCCGGGTCTACAATTGATATCACATTACAAATTACAAATAAAGATCAGGTGAATCGTCAAGAAGTAACGGCAAATCAAGGTGATAGCCTGATGAATATTTTAAAAGCTCACCATGACATTGAAGAAGACAATGGTTTAATAACCAAGATTGACGGTATCAGTCAAGATACCAGTACCAATACCTATTGGATGTATAAGGTTAATGGAAAGTTAGCTGAAAAAGGTGCAAATGACCTAAAGGTGTCTGACGGAGATGAGATTGAGTTCTATCTTGAAACGTTTGAATAA
- a CDS encoding FtsW/RodA/SpoVE family cell cycle protein produces MKIDKRHLLNYSILIPYFILSIIGLVMVYSTTSATQIINGGNPFRTVINQSAFWVVSLIAIYTIYRMKLSFLRKKAVIYSVIFIEIVLLAISRLFTPINGAHGWIPVPGIGSLQPAEYLKLIIIWYLAHEFAKKQSDIRTYDYLSLIKGRWIPREFTDWRVISLLLLGLVATLPDLGNATIITLIIVVMISVSGIAYRWFSTALIGIVAASGVVLGAIRILGLETVEKIPLFGYIARRFAAYFDPFGNATSSGLQLTHSYYAMSNGGWLGLGLGNSIEKKGYLPEAHTDFAFSIVIEELGFVGASLILAILFFLIVRIIVVGVRARSPFNSMMALGMAGMLLIQTFINIGGISGLIPATGVTFPFLSQGGSSLLIISIGIGFVLNIDATEKRRLIEEEVERTFV; encoded by the coding sequence ATGAAAATTGATAAGCGGCACTTGTTGAATTATTCTATACTCATTCCCTACTTTATTTTATCGATAATAGGGTTGGTTATGGTCTACTCAACAACTAGTGCCACACAGATTATTAATGGGGGAAATCCATTTAGAACGGTGATTAACCAATCGGCCTTTTGGGTTGTTAGCTTGATTGCGATTTATACGATTTATCGTATGAAACTTAGTTTTTTACGGAAAAAAGCAGTTATCTATTCCGTTATCTTTATTGAAATTGTTCTACTTGCTATTTCTCGTTTGTTTACTCCCATAAATGGGGCTCATGGTTGGATACCAGTTCCTGGTATAGGTAGTCTCCAACCAGCTGAATATTTGAAGTTGATTATCATTTGGTATTTGGCACATGAATTTGCTAAGAAACAATCTGATATTCGGACATATGATTACCTGTCTTTGATTAAGGGAAGATGGATTCCAAGAGAGTTTACAGATTGGAGAGTTATTAGCCTTCTACTTCTTGGATTGGTTGCCACTCTGCCGGATTTGGGAAATGCTACAATTATCACCCTGATTATTGTTGTTATGATTAGTGTAAGTGGCATCGCTTATCGATGGTTCTCAACCGCTTTAATAGGAATTGTTGCTGCTTCCGGAGTTGTACTTGGGGCCATTCGTATTCTTGGATTAGAAACTGTTGAGAAAATTCCACTTTTTGGTTATATAGCTCGACGGTTTGCAGCTTATTTCGATCCCTTTGGTAATGCTACCAGTTCAGGTTTGCAATTAACTCATTCATACTATGCGATGAGTAATGGTGGTTGGCTTGGGCTTGGCTTAGGAAACTCAATTGAGAAAAAAGGCTATCTGCCTGAGGCTCATACAGACTTTGCCTTTTCTATTGTCATAGAAGAACTTGGTTTTGTAGGAGCAAGTCTCATTTTGGCTATACTATTCTTTTTGATTGTCCGCATCATTGTAGTTGGTGTTCGTGCTCGCAGTCCATTCAATTCGATGATGGCGCTTGGTATGGCAGGAATGCTTTTAATTCAGACATTTATCAACATAGGAGGAATTTCTGGATTGATTCCCGCTACGGGTGTAACTTTCCCATTCTTGTCGCAGGGTGGTTCTAGTCTCTTGATTATTTCCATCGGAATTGGGTTTGTTTTAAATATTGATGCGACAGAAAAACGTCGTTTGATTGAAGAAGAAGTTGAAAGAACATTTGTCTAA
- a CDS encoding phosphoenolpyruvate carboxylase codes for MSTQKLENYNNKEAIREEVTILTNILQDVAREMMSEDTFAAICQLEELSVKDDYSKLIQIIGQLTNDELTDISRYFAVLPLLINISEDVDLAFEINHQNNLGQDYLGKISATIDMVSQHEDAAEILEKLNVVPVLTAHPTQVQRQSMLDLTKHIHELLRRYRDVKMGLLNRTKWEDELRCYVEIIMQTEMTREKKLKVTNEITNVMEYYNSSFIKAVTKLQLEYKRLAAEKGIQLMNPRPITMGMWIGGDRDGNPFVTAETLTLSALTQCEVIMNYYDQQLEKLYRNFSLSTTITKVSPAVQYLADLSEDASVYRENEPYRRAFHYIQMKLANTKDYFVYNKASDVRYANVGEFKADVLAIKQSLIDNKSAALIKGDLAELLEAIEAFGFYLATIDMRQDSSINEACVAELLASARIVEDYSSLSEEAKCHVLLKQLETDPRILSATYVPKSEQLEKELAIFSTARELKDKLGEEVIKQHIISHSESVSDLLELAVLLKEVGLVDSDKARVQIVPLFETIEDLDNASDTMRQYLQLDLAKRWIAGNKHYQEIMLGYSDSNKDGGYLSSGWTLYKAQNELTKIGQENGVNITFFHGRGGTVGRGGGPSYDAITSQPFGSIKDRIRLTEQGEVIGNKYGNKDAAYYNLEMLVSATLDRMVTQMITDPNEIGNYRETMDEIVSESYTIYRDLVFNNPHFYDYFFTASPIREVSSLNIGSRPAARKTITEIDGLRAIPWVFSWSQNRVMLPGWYGVGSSFKRFVDKDPNNLAKLQKMYESWPFFRSLLSNVDMVLSKSNMNIAFEYTKMCESDEVRSVFHTILDEWQLTKNMILSIEQNEELLAELPFLKASLDYRMPYFNVLNYIQIELIRRLRRGEFSKEQESLIHITINGVATGLRNSG; via the coding sequence ATGTCTACCCAAAAGCTAGAAAATTATAACAATAAAGAAGCTATCCGTGAAGAAGTGACGATTTTGACGAATATCTTACAAGATGTGGCTCGTGAAATGATGTCTGAGGATACATTTGCAGCTATTTGCCAGCTAGAAGAATTATCTGTCAAAGATGATTACTCTAAGTTGATTCAGATTATTGGACAATTGACAAATGATGAGTTGACAGATATTTCAAGGTATTTTGCTGTTCTACCTTTATTAATCAATATTTCCGAAGATGTCGATTTAGCTTTTGAAATTAATCACCAAAACAATCTTGGACAAGATTATCTAGGGAAAATTTCAGCCACTATTGATATGGTATCTCAACATGAAGATGCTGCCGAGATCTTAGAAAAACTAAATGTTGTTCCTGTATTAACTGCCCATCCGACACAAGTTCAACGTCAGTCTATGTTAGATTTAACTAAACACATTCATGAACTCTTGCGTCGCTACCGCGATGTTAAGATGGGATTATTGAATCGTACAAAATGGGAAGATGAATTGCGTTGCTATGTTGAAATTATCATGCAGACAGAAATGACGCGTGAGAAAAAACTAAAGGTAACCAATGAAATTACCAATGTAATGGAGTATTACAATTCCTCATTCATCAAAGCAGTTACAAAACTACAACTAGAATATAAACGTCTGGCCGCTGAAAAAGGAATTCAGTTGATGAATCCTCGCCCCATTACAATGGGAATGTGGATTGGTGGTGACCGTGATGGAAATCCATTTGTTACGGCTGAAACCTTGACACTATCAGCCTTAACACAGTGCGAAGTGATCATGAATTACTATGACCAGCAATTGGAAAAGTTGTATCGTAATTTTTCACTTTCTACAACCATCACTAAGGTTAGTCCTGCTGTGCAATATCTTGCTGATTTGTCTGAGGATGCTTCGGTCTATCGTGAAAATGAACCTTATCGTCGGGCCTTCCACTACATTCAGATGAAACTGGCAAATACAAAAGATTACTTTGTTTACAATAAGGCTTCAGATGTGCGCTACGCAAATGTTGGTGAGTTTAAAGCAGATGTTCTAGCGATTAAACAATCATTAATTGACAACAAGTCTGCAGCATTAATCAAAGGTGACTTGGCTGAGTTATTGGAGGCGATAGAGGCGTTTGGTTTCTATTTAGCTACAATTGATATGCGCCAAGATTCTTCTATCAATGAAGCTTGTGTTGCTGAATTACTTGCATCTGCACGCATCGTTGAAGATTATTCTAGTCTATCTGAAGAGGCAAAATGTCATGTCCTATTAAAACAACTAGAAACAGATCCACGTATTCTCTCGGCAACCTATGTTCCAAAATCCGAGCAATTAGAGAAGGAATTGGCTATTTTCTCTACAGCTAGGGAGTTAAAGGATAAGCTGGGTGAGGAAGTTATCAAACAACATATTATTTCACACTCAGAAAGTGTATCTGATTTATTGGAATTAGCTGTATTATTGAAAGAAGTTGGATTGGTTGATTCAGATAAGGCGCGTGTTCAGATTGTTCCACTTTTTGAAACAATTGAAGACTTAGATAATGCCTCAGATACCATGCGCCAGTACTTGCAATTGGACTTGGCAAAACGCTGGATTGCAGGCAATAAACACTATCAAGAAATTATGTTGGGTTATTCTGATTCAAATAAGGATGGTGGTTACCTTTCTTCTGGTTGGACATTATACAAGGCTCAAAATGAACTGACGAAAATTGGTCAAGAAAATGGAGTCAATATTACGTTTTTCCATGGACGTGGTGGTACAGTTGGACGTGGTGGTGGTCCATCATATGATGCGATTACCTCTCAACCATTCGGTTCCATTAAAGACCGGATTCGTTTGACTGAACAAGGGGAAGTCATTGGTAATAAGTACGGAAATAAGGATGCAGCTTACTATAACCTAGAAATGTTGGTATCAGCAACCTTGGATCGTATGGTAACACAAATGATTACTGATCCTAATGAGATTGGTAACTATCGTGAAACAATGGATGAAATTGTTTCTGAAAGTTACACAATCTATCGTGACCTTGTTTTCAATAATCCGCATTTTTATGATTATTTCTTTACGGCCAGTCCGATTCGAGAAGTCTCTAGTTTAAATATTGGTTCTCGTCCAGCGGCGCGAAAGACAATTACTGAAATAGATGGTCTCCGTGCGATTCCTTGGGTATTCTCATGGTCTCAAAACCGTGTAATGTTGCCAGGATGGTATGGAGTTGGTTCTAGTTTCAAACGCTTTGTGGATAAAGACCCAAATAATTTGGCAAAATTACAAAAAATGTATGAATCTTGGCCTTTCTTCCGTTCGCTCTTATCGAATGTTGATATGGTACTGTCAAAATCTAATATGAATATTGCTTTTGAATATACCAAAATGTGTGAAAGCGATGAAGTGCGAAGTGTTTTCCACACCATTTTAGATGAATGGCAATTGACCAAGAATATGATTCTATCTATTGAACAAAATGAGGAACTATTGGCAGAGTTGCCTTTCCTTAAAGCCAGTCTTGACTATCGTATGCCATACTTTAATGTGTTGAATTATATTCAGATTGAATTGATTCGCCGTCTCCGTCGTGGAGAGTTTAGTAAGGAGCAAGAGAGTCTCATCCATATTACGATTAACGGTGTCGCAACAGGACTTCGTAATTCAGGTTAA
- a CDS encoding sigma-70 family RNA polymerase sigma factor encodes MIIKLDEYEKEVVAIAEEISFYLQKSGATRADSQDIAQDVLVKILESDIVLPFEKMRAWLYRSAVRTYIDKYRRDKRYHEILQRDFFRQDMLVLYDQENYEELYQAVNELPSQDKVVIDLYYFQNMSVKEIGHILGYSQSWVKIHLFRARKQVAKSLKERGYEDDIF; translated from the coding sequence ATGATCATCAAACTAGATGAATATGAAAAAGAAGTTGTTGCCATTGCAGAGGAGATTTCCTTTTATCTGCAAAAATCAGGGGCAACACGTGCGGATAGCCAGGATATTGCTCAAGATGTGCTTGTAAAAATTCTAGAATCAGATATTGTCCTTCCTTTTGAAAAGATGCGAGCTTGGCTGTATCGTTCAGCAGTCCGTACATATATTGACAAGTACAGACGTGACAAACGCTATCATGAAATTCTTCAGAGAGATTTTTTCAGACAAGATATGCTTGTTCTATATGATCAAGAAAACTATGAGGAGCTCTATCAAGCAGTGAATGAGTTGCCTAGTCAAGACAAGGTTGTGATTGACCTTTACTATTTTCAAAATATGAGTGTCAAGGAGATAGGGCATATTTTAGGTTACAGTCAGAGTTGGGTAAAAATTCATCTGTTTAGAGCTAGAAAACAAGTGGCGAAATCATTAAAAGAGAGAGGGTATGAAGATGATATCTTTTGA
- a CDS encoding alpha-glycosidase, with the protein MELTALFHRPDSEYAYLYKKNVVHLRFRTKRNNVQSIRVHHGDPFIFYQQGYQYQTEMEIVASDQLFDYWQVEVGADFARLQYLFELTGYNGQQILFGDVGPLDATSNNISQFMNGFKLPYLHEADRCQVPSWVSETIWYQIFPERFARGKKNTNKQEYRDWNPDLAPTTSDFFGGDLAGITEHLDYLQDLGITGLYLCPIFIAPSNHKYDTSDYYQIDPQFGTTDDLKELIKEAHKRGIKVMLDAVFNHIGYQSKQWQDVLKNGEQSVYRDWFHIDRFPLVEVHDGKENLHYETFAFQGKMPKLNTSNPEVRNYLLGVARYWIEECDIDAWRLDVANEIDHQFWKEFRKTVLSVKSDLFILGEIWHSAQSWLVGDEYHSVMNYPLANAIKTFFLKGEQTCDEFLASLNSQRFTYRQQSREVLFNLLDSHDTERILTTANGNTDAVKSALVALFFQVGSPCIYYGTEVGMIGGEDPDCRRVMPWKEEQQDKELQAFVKEMIHLRKSYQHLILTGTFSLQSTEDQLLLMTYKDGNQSLTIYFNQGEKSVPLSGDQQVILANGIEGTGLKKVLQAGGVALVEGV; encoded by the coding sequence ATAGAATTGACAGCTCTTTTTCATCGTCCTGATTCAGAATATGCATATTTATATAAGAAAAATGTGGTTCATCTTCGTTTTAGAACCAAAAGGAATAATGTACAGTCAATACGTGTACACCATGGAGACCCCTTTATTTTTTACCAACAAGGCTATCAATACCAAACAGAAATGGAAATTGTAGCTAGTGATCAGCTATTTGATTATTGGCAAGTGGAAGTCGGAGCTGACTTTGCCAGATTGCAGTACTTGTTTGAATTGACGGGGTATAATGGGCAACAGATTCTATTTGGAGATGTTGGTCCACTGGATGCTACAAGTAATAACATTAGTCAATTTATGAACGGTTTCAAGTTGCCTTACTTGCATGAAGCTGATCGATGTCAAGTACCAAGTTGGGTTTCGGAAACAATTTGGTATCAGATTTTTCCTGAACGGTTCGCTAGAGGAAAGAAAAATACTAATAAACAGGAGTATAGAGATTGGAATCCAGACTTGGCTCCCACTACAAGTGATTTTTTTGGTGGTGATTTAGCAGGAATTACTGAGCATTTAGACTATCTACAAGACTTGGGCATCACAGGTTTGTATCTTTGTCCTATTTTTATAGCGCCGAGCAATCATAAGTACGATACGAGTGACTACTATCAAATTGATCCTCAATTTGGTACTACAGACGACTTGAAGGAGCTGATTAAGGAAGCTCATAAGCGTGGCATTAAGGTCATGTTAGATGCTGTGTTTAATCATATTGGTTATCAATCTAAGCAGTGGCAGGATGTGCTTAAAAATGGAGAGCAATCAGTTTATCGAGATTGGTTTCACATTGATCGGTTTCCATTGGTTGAAGTTCATGATGGTAAAGAAAATCTGCATTATGAGACCTTTGCCTTTCAAGGAAAAATGCCCAAGCTAAATACATCAAACCCCGAAGTGAGGAATTATCTTTTGGGTGTTGCCCGGTATTGGATTGAGGAATGTGACATCGATGCCTGGCGCTTGGATGTAGCTAATGAGATTGATCATCAATTTTGGAAAGAATTCCGTAAGACAGTTCTATCTGTCAAATCCGATTTGTTTATCCTGGGAGAAATTTGGCATAGTGCTCAATCATGGCTGGTTGGAGACGAGTACCATTCAGTAATGAATTATCCGCTTGCCAACGCAATAAAAACATTCTTCCTCAAGGGAGAACAAACATGTGATGAATTCCTCGCTTCCTTGAATAGTCAGCGGTTCACCTATCGTCAACAGTCAAGAGAAGTGTTATTTAATCTTTTGGATTCACATGATACAGAACGCATTTTGACGACAGCCAATGGAAATACGGATGCAGTAAAATCAGCCTTGGTTGCTCTGTTCTTCCAAGTAGGAAGCCCGTGCATCTATTATGGAACAGAAGTTGGGATGATTGGTGGGGAAGATCCAGATTGTCGTAGGGTTATGCCTTGGAAAGAAGAACAGCAGGACAAAGAGTTACAAGCATTTGTGAAAGAAATGATTCACCTAAGGAAGTCTTATCAACATCTTATTTTGACGGGAACATTCTCACTTCAGTCTACGGAAGATCAGTTACTTCTCATGACTTATAAGGATGGCAATCAGTCACTTACGATCTATTTCAACCAAGGGGAAAAGTCAGTGCCCCTGTCAGGAGATCAGCAAGTCATTTTAGCCAATGGTATAGAGGGAACTGGACTAAAAAAAGTGTTACAAGCGGGGGGAGTAGCCCTTGTAGAAGGGGTATAA
- the tuf gene encoding elongation factor Tu has protein sequence MAKEKYDRSKPHVNIGTIGHVDHGKTTLTAAITTVLARRLPSSVNTPKDYASIDAAPEERERGITINTSHVEYETEKRHYAHIDAPGHADYVKNMITGAAQMDGAILVVASTDGPMPQTREHILLSRQVGVKHLIVFMNKIDLVDDEELLELVEMEIRDLLSEYDFPGDDLPVIQGSALKALEGDTKYEDIVMELMNTVDEYIPEPERDTDKPLLLPVEDVFSITGRGTVASGRIDRGTVRVNDEIEIVGLKEEKSKAIVTGVEMFRKQLDEGLAGDNVGVLLRGVQRDEIERGQVISKPGSINPHSKFKGEVYILTKEEGGRHTPFFDNYRPQFYFRTTDVTGSIKLPEGIEMVMPGDNVTIDVELIHPIAVEQGTTFSIREGGRTVGSGMVTEIEA, from the coding sequence ATGGCAAAAGAAAAATACGATCGTAGTAAACCCCACGTTAACATTGGTACAATTGGACACGTTGACCACGGTAAAACTACTTTGACTGCAGCTATCACAACTGTATTGGCACGTCGCTTGCCTTCATCAGTAAACACACCTAAAGATTATGCGTCTATCGATGCTGCTCCAGAAGAACGTGAACGTGGTATCACTATCAACACTTCACACGTTGAGTACGAAACTGAAAAACGTCACTATGCTCACATCGACGCTCCAGGACACGCGGACTACGTTAAAAACATGATCACTGGTGCTGCCCAAATGGACGGTGCGATCCTTGTAGTAGCTTCAACTGACGGTCCAATGCCACAAACTCGTGAGCACATCCTTCTTTCACGTCAGGTTGGTGTTAAACACCTTATCGTCTTCATGAACAAAATTGACTTGGTTGACGATGAAGAATTGCTTGAATTGGTTGAAATGGAAATCCGTGACCTTCTTTCAGAATACGATTTCCCAGGTGATGATCTTCCAGTTATCCAAGGTTCAGCTCTTAAAGCCCTTGAAGGTGACACTAAGTACGAAGACATCGTTATGGAATTGATGAACACTGTTGATGAGTACATTCCAGAACCAGAACGCGACACTGACAAACCATTGTTGCTTCCAGTCGAAGACGTATTCTCAATCACTGGTCGTGGTACTGTAGCATCAGGACGTATCGACCGTGGTACAGTTCGTGTTAACGACGAAATTGAAATCGTTGGTCTTAAAGAAGAAAAATCTAAAGCAATTGTTACTGGTGTTGAAATGTTCCGTAAACAACTTGACGAAGGTCTTGCCGGCGATAACGTTGGTGTGCTTCTTCGTGGTGTACAACGTGATGAAATCGAACGTGGTCAAGTTATCTCTAAACCAGGTTCAATCAACCCACACTCTAAATTTAAAGGTGAAGTTTACATCCTTACTAAAGAAGAAGGTGGACGTCACACTCCATTCTTCGACAACTACCGTCCACAGTTCTACTTCCGTACAACTGACGTAACTGGTTCAATCAAATTGCCAGAAGGTATTGAAATGGTAATGCCTGGTGATAACGTTACTATCGACGTTGAATTGATCCACCCAATCGCCGTTGAACAAGGTACTACTTTCTCTATCCGTGAAGGTGGACGTACTGTTGGTTCAGGTATGGTTACAGAAATCGAAGCTTAA
- a CDS encoding triose-phosphate isomerase — MSRKPIIAGNWKMNKNPQEAQAFVEAIAGKLPAGDKIEAAIAAPAVDLNALLWFAKDSELKVAAQNCYFEDAGAFTGETSPKVLAEMGVNYVVIGHSERRDYFHETDEDINKKAHAIFRNGLTPIICCGESLETYEAGKAVEFVGAQVSAALKGLSAEQVASLVIAYEPIWAIGTGKSATQDDAQTMCKAVRDVVAADFGQEVADKVRVQYGGSVKPENVAEYMACPDVDGALVGGASLEAESFLALLNF; from the coding sequence ATGTCACGTAAACCAATCATTGCCGGTAACTGGAAAATGAATAAAAACCCTCAAGAAGCACAAGCTTTCGTTGAGGCGATTGCAGGAAAATTGCCTGCAGGCGATAAAATTGAAGCAGCTATCGCAGCTCCAGCTGTAGATTTGAACGCTCTCTTGTGGTTTGCTAAAGATTCTGAATTGAAAGTTGCTGCTCAAAACTGCTACTTTGAAGATGCAGGTGCCTTCACTGGTGAAACTTCTCCAAAAGTATTAGCTGAAATGGGCGTTAACTATGTTGTTATCGGTCACTCTGAACGTCGTGATTACTTCCATGAAACAGACGAAGATATTAACAAGAAAGCCCATGCAATTTTCCGTAATGGATTGACTCCAATCATCTGTTGTGGTGAATCTCTTGAAACTTACGAAGCTGGTAAAGCAGTTGAATTCGTAGGAGCTCAAGTTTCTGCAGCTTTGAAAGGTTTGTCAGCTGAGCAAGTCGCTTCATTGGTAATTGCTTACGAACCAATCTGGGCAATCGGTACTGGTAAATCAGCTACTCAAGATGATGCGCAAACAATGTGTAAAGCAGTTCGCGATGTTGTTGCAGCTGACTTTGGTCAAGAAGTTGCTGACAAAGTACGTGTTCAATACGGCGGTTCAGTAAAACCTGAAAATGTTGCTGAGTATATGGCTTGTCCAGACGTTGACGGTGCCCTTGTAGGTGGTGCATCACTCGAAGCAGAAAGCTTCTTGGCTTTGTTGAACTTCTAA
- a CDS encoding recombinase codes for MCRTARKKLEGLEDFHFHMLRHTYTSNLLSNGAAPKDVQELIAHADVSTTMNIYAHATREAKRTSARLLLDKVIGGKYIGFEHLTGDMP; via the coding sequence ATGTGCAGGACAGCGAGAAAAAAGCTGGAGGGATTGGAGGATTTCCACTTCCATATGCTCAGACACACTTATACAAGCAATCTGCTTTCAAACGGTGCAGCACCTAAAGATGTGCAGGAACTTATCGCACACGCTGATGTAAGTACTACAATGAACATTTACGCTCACGCTACAAGGGAAGCGAAGCGTACTTCTGCAAGACTGCTGCTGGATAAGGTAATCGGCGGAAAATACATAGGGTTTGAACATTTAACAGGCGATATGCCTTGA
- a CDS encoding conjugal transfer protein: MCRSKWILCPVCGNKTRTMIRENTEMKNFPLYCPKCRKETLINVKDMKITLAVIK; the protein is encoded by the coding sequence ATGTGTAGAAGTAAATGGATACTTTGCCCTGTCTGCGGCAATAAAACCCGTACTATGATACGAGAAAATACCGAGATGAAAAACTTTCCTCTCTACTGTCCGAAGTGCAGGAAAGAAACACTCATCAATGTTAAGGATATGAAAATCACGCTTGCAGTCATTAAGTGA